TCCGCTTTAACCAATTTCGCAAATGAGGGACTGAGCGATGAAACTATCGACAAGCGTCGGCTGGCTGAGGATTGGGTGGCTCGGAGCATTGATCATTTTCGCGCCGGCGATTGGCCACGGCGCCGATGCCGCTTCGATGCGCCAAGGTCTCACTCTCGAAGAAGTCGTGCGCATCGCCTTGGAAAATCATTCGAGCGTCAAATCGGCGGGGTTTCAAACCCAGGCGCAGGATGCGCTGCTGCACCAGCAAATGGCCGCCTACTTTCCCAATTTGTCGCTCAACAATTCGTATCGCACGAATAATGTCGGCGGCCGCTCGGAAGGCGCGTCCAAAGCTTTCGATACGCTTTCCAGCGTGGCCAACATGAGTCTGACGCTGTACAACTTCGGCAAGCGCGAAGGCAACGTGCAAGCGGCGCGCGACACCCTCGATGCGACGCAACAGTCCTACAATGCCACGGCGAACAATATCGTGTTGGCGGCCAAACAGGCCTACTTCGCCGTGATCCAAGCCGACGCTTTGCTCAACGTCAACGACGAGACCGTCAAGGACCGCGCCGCCATTTTCAAGCAGACCCAGAGCTTCTACGAAGTCGGCACCAAGCCGCGCAGCGACGTGACCCAGGCGGAGGCGAATCTTTATTTGGCCCAGGCCAATTTCATCGCGGCCAAAAATGCCGTCGAAGTGGCGTGGGCCAACTTGCGCAACGCCATGGGCGTCGACGATTTTCCCAAGCAGCCGCTGGCCGATGGGATGTCGACCGAGCCGTTTCCGATGTCCTTGGCGGAAGCCAAAGAAGCGGCGTTCGCTTCCCGGCCTGAGCTGTTGAAACTGGACGCCCAACTCAAGGCGCGCGACCAACAGATCGCCGTGGCGCGGCGCAATCATCTGCCCGACCTGTTGTTCAGTTCCAGCTACGGCCGCCAGGCGAGCCACTCGGAACTTTTCCCCTTGAATCCGACCTGGCAGGTGCAGCTCAATTTCAATATTCCGATCTTCAACGGTTTCCAGACCAGCTACCAAGTGCAAGAAGCGCTGGCCAACTTCAGTTCGGCGAAGGAGCAGCTGCGTTTGCAAAAACAGCAGGTGGCGTTTCAAGTGGAACAAAATTATTTGAATCTGGCGGCGGCGCGCGACGTGGTGCGCGCCAACGAAGCGGCGGAGCGGGCGGCCAAGCAAAATTTAGAACTGCACGAAGCGCGCTATCAAGTCGGCTACGCGCCGATCGTCGAGGTGACCACCGCCCAAGCGACCTACACCACGGCCCAGACCAATCGCGTGATTGCGCTGATTTCGTATCAATTGGCGCAGGCGCAATTGCTCAACGCCATCGGGCGGCAGTAGGCCCGGTGCGCTCATGCGGCTTGTCTGTTTGCGCGCAGCATGGAATGATTGACCGGAAAATCGCCATCGAGTTGGCTGCTGACAGAAGGTGGAGCATGCTTCGACAAGCTCAGCATGAACGGAATTATTTCAATCACTTTAAGAATCTCTCCGTTCGTCCTGAGCTTGTCGAAGGACTCCGAGAGAGTTTTTCAGTAGCCATCGAGTCGGCTAGCTAAGAGGAAAAAGCATGTCACAACTGTTGGGAAATCAGCTCACCGAAGCGCTGCTCACGCGGCTCGGCGGCGCCGAAGCGGCGGTCCACGAAGGTAAGATCATTCCGATCTTTACCACTGACGAAGAGTCCTGGGCCCATCCGGCGTTGCTCTCTTATTATGAAATCGTCGCCAAAGATGCTGGGACTCTCGACATGGCATTGTGGAAGGACAGCACGACGGCCAAAAACTTGCGGCGCACCGGCAAAGTCACGCTGATGCTCAGCGATCTCGGCGTCAACTATTATCTCAAGGGCAGCGTCAAAGAGTTAGAGCATGAAATGGCCGGCGCGGCGCCGGTGTCGCGCTTCCGCGTTACGGTGGAGCAGTTGATCGAAGACCAGGAGCCCAACGCGGAAATTACCACCGGCTTGACCTATCGGCGCATGAACCCGCGCGATGGCAACGATTTCACGGTCAAGGTTTTGCGCCTGTTACGAGCGGCATCATGAAATTTAAAAAGCCTATTTTGACTATCGCCGCGCTATTGCTGATCGCCGGCGCCGGTTTCGCATACTGGCGCTTTGGCGGCGCGGCCAAGGAGCCGGGTTATCTGACGACACCGGCAAGCAAGGGCAAAGTGCGCCAAGTGGTTTCCTCCACCGGCACGTTGCAAGCCGTGGTCACCGTTTTGGTCGGCAGCCAAATCTCCGGCACCATCGATAAATTATCCGCCGACTTCAATACCAAGGTGAAGGCAGGCCAGGTGATCTTGCAACTCAATCAAGACAAGTTCAAGGCGGCGGTCGATCAGGCCAAGGCGAATCTTTTGTCGGCCCAGGCGACCCATGCCAAGAACAAGGTCGCCCTCGCCGACGCGCTCAGGACTTTGGAGCGCAACCGCGAGTTGCGCAAACGCGACGTCATGGCGCAGAGCGAACTCGACGCGTCGCAGACTGCCTACGATGCCGCGGTGGCGCAACTGGAAGTCAGCCAAGCTCAGATCGCCCAGGCCCAGGCGGCGGTGAATCAGAACATGGTCGATTTTAATAACACGATCATTCGTTCGCCGGTGGACGGCATCGTGATTTCGCGCAACGTCGATGTCGGCCAGACCGTGGCGGCGTCGCTTTCGGCGCCGACGCTGTTTTCCATCGCCAACGACTTGGCGAAGATGGAAGTGCATACCAGCGTCGATGAGGCCGATGTCGGCAACATCAGAGAAGGGCAGCAGGTCAGTTTTACCGTCGACGCTTTTCCGGCGCGCCGCTTTCGCGGCAAAGTGTTTCAAGTGCGCAACGCGCCGCAGATCATCCAGAACGTCGTCACCTACGACGCCGTGGTGCGCATCGACAACAAGGAGCTGCTGCTCAAGCCCGGCATGACCGCCAACGTGCAGTTTCTCGTCAGCGAAAAAGAAGACGCGCTGACCGTGCCGAATATGGCGCTGCGTTTCAAGCCGCCGGAGGAAAAAAACGAAGCGCAAGAATTACTGCGCCAAGAACAAAGCCGTGCCGCGCCGCAAGTCGGCGCGCGCCGCACCAGCCGCGGCGGCCCTGGCGGAGGCGGTGAAGCACGGCGCGTGCGCACGGTGAAAATTTACCTCTTGAAAGAGGGCAAAGCCCAGTCTGTGGAAGTGCAGTTGGGCATCACCGACGGTTCCAAGACCGAAGTGATCTCCGGCAAACTTGCGGAAAACGATCCGGTGATTATCGGTATGTCGAGCGGCGCAAGCGCATCGGCGCAGAGCGGCGTGGCCAATCCGTTTCAGCCTGCCGGGCCGCGCTTTGGCGTCCGATGAGCGAAGTCATTCGGGTCGAAAATTTGGCAAAAATTTACCGCATGGGCGACGTCGAGGTGCCGGCGTTGCGGGGCATTAATTTAACTATTCAACATGGCGAGTTCGTCGCGGTGATGGGTTCTTCGGGTTCGGGCAAATCGACGTTCATGAATATCTTGGGCTGTCTCGATCGTCCCAGCGCGGGAAAATATTTTCTCGACGGTGAAGAAGTCGGCATGCTCAGCGCCGATGCCTGGGCGCTGATTCGCAACAAGCGCATCGGTTTCGTCTTTCAAGGTTTCAATTTACTGTCGCGCACCAGCGCGCTGGAGAACGTCGAACTGCCGATGATGTACAACGGTTATCCCGGCAAAGAACGGCGCCGGCGCGCCATCGAAGTGCTCGGGTTGGTTGGTCTCGCCGAGCGCCACGATCACACGCCCAATCGTCTGTCCGGCGGCCAGCAGCAGCGCGTCGCCATCGCCCGCGCGCTGGTCAACAAACCGTCGCTGATCCTCGCCGACGAACCGACGGGCAATCTCGATACGGTCACCAGCAACGAGATTATGGCGCTGTTTCAACAGTTGAATTCGCAGCAGGGGATTACCGTTATTCTCGTCACCCACGAGTCCGACATCGCCGAGCACGCCAAGCGGCAAATTGTTTTCCGCGACGGCCAGGTAGTTTCCGATAAACCCAATGATCCGGTGATGGCCCACGCGGAGCTGATATCGTGATCCAGATGTTATGTGCGAAAGTCGGAGAGTTGAATCCGATCCCCCCTTTACAAAAGTGGGGCAGGGGGGATTTTCTTCCAGGCACAGACTTCAAATCGCCCTCGATCCCCCTTTTTCAAAGGGGGA
The nucleotide sequence above comes from Deltaproteobacteria bacterium. Encoded proteins:
- a CDS encoding TolC family protein, coding for MKLSTSVGWLRIGWLGALIIFAPAIGHGADAASMRQGLTLEEVVRIALENHSSVKSAGFQTQAQDALLHQQMAAYFPNLSLNNSYRTNNVGGRSEGASKAFDTLSSVANMSLTLYNFGKREGNVQAARDTLDATQQSYNATANNIVLAAKQAYFAVIQADALLNVNDETVKDRAAIFKQTQSFYEVGTKPRSDVTQAEANLYLAQANFIAAKNAVEVAWANLRNAMGVDDFPKQPLADGMSTEPFPMSLAEAKEAAFASRPELLKLDAQLKARDQQIAVARRNHLPDLLFSSSYGRQASHSELFPLNPTWQVQLNFNIPIFNGFQTSYQVQEALANFSSAKEQLRLQKQQVAFQVEQNYLNLAAARDVVRANEAAERAAKQNLELHEARYQVGYAPIVEVTTAQATYTTAQTNRVIALISYQLAQAQLLNAIGRQ
- a CDS encoding efflux RND transporter periplasmic adaptor subunit, which produces MKFKKPILTIAALLLIAGAGFAYWRFGGAAKEPGYLTTPASKGKVRQVVSSTGTLQAVVTVLVGSQISGTIDKLSADFNTKVKAGQVILQLNQDKFKAAVDQAKANLLSAQATHAKNKVALADALRTLERNRELRKRDVMAQSELDASQTAYDAAVAQLEVSQAQIAQAQAAVNQNMVDFNNTIIRSPVDGIVISRNVDVGQTVAASLSAPTLFSIANDLAKMEVHTSVDEADVGNIREGQQVSFTVDAFPARRFRGKVFQVRNAPQIIQNVVTYDAVVRIDNKELLLKPGMTANVQFLVSEKEDALTVPNMALRFKPPEEKNEAQELLRQEQSRAAPQVGARRTSRGGPGGGGEARRVRTVKIYLLKEGKAQSVEVQLGITDGSKTEVISGKLAENDPVIIGMSSGASASAQSGVANPFQPAGPRFGVR
- a CDS encoding ABC transporter ATP-binding protein gives rise to the protein MSEVIRVENLAKIYRMGDVEVPALRGINLTIQHGEFVAVMGSSGSGKSTFMNILGCLDRPSAGKYFLDGEEVGMLSADAWALIRNKRIGFVFQGFNLLSRTSALENVELPMMYNGYPGKERRRRAIEVLGLVGLAERHDHTPNRLSGGQQQRVAIARALVNKPSLILADEPTGNLDTVTSNEIMALFQQLNSQQGITVILVTHESDIAEHAKRQIVFRDGQVVSDKPNDPVMAHAELIS